One Luteolibacter flavescens genomic region harbors:
- the acs gene encoding acetate--CoA ligase, translated as MSNKIESHLVEDRVFKPTKEFSAKARISSMAQYKKLWQESVDKPEVFWAREAKELEWRNKWTKVLDWKAPDAKWFVGGKLNVCENCVDRHAKGSRRNKAAIIFEGEPGDRQVLTYAQLHREVCRFANVLLAKGVKSKDRVLVYMPMIPEAAIAMLACARIGAVHSVVFGGFSSDSIVDRLEDSGATHVVTADGGWRRGKIVPLKDNVDEALKKYKAIKSVVVFKRTGQEISMTKGRDTWWHEETEKVTAKHEAKAFDSEHPLFILYTSGSTGKPKGILHTSGGYLTGTYVTCKYVFDMQDDDVYWCTADVGWITGHSYIVYGPLAMGVTQVMYEGAPNQPDFGRFWQMIEEYGVSIFYTAPTAIRAFIKAGDHFPKKHDLSSLRLLGSVGEPINPEAWMWYHEKIGGGRCPIVDTWWQTETGAIMITPLPGCTPLKPGTATLPFFGVDAAILDETGQECKANEGGRLVIRKPWPSMTRSIYGDKARYKKTYWSDYQGMYTAGDGARRDKQGNFWIVGRLDDVLNVSGHRLGTAEVESALVGHPAVAEAAVVGRPDDLKGQAVVAFVTLKAGIADSAALQKELREHVGKVIGAIAKPDDLHFAPALPKTRSGKIMRRLLKELVTTGTVSGNTTTLEDFSVIANLQEKIAGAK; from the coding sequence ATGAGCAACAAGATCGAAAGCCATCTCGTCGAAGACCGCGTCTTCAAGCCAACCAAGGAGTTCTCGGCGAAAGCACGCATTTCCAGCATGGCCCAGTACAAGAAGCTGTGGCAAGAGTCGGTGGACAAGCCGGAGGTCTTCTGGGCACGCGAGGCGAAGGAACTCGAGTGGCGGAACAAGTGGACGAAGGTGCTGGATTGGAAGGCTCCGGATGCGAAGTGGTTCGTCGGCGGGAAGCTCAATGTCTGCGAGAACTGCGTGGACCGACACGCGAAGGGCTCGCGCCGCAACAAGGCGGCCATCATTTTCGAAGGCGAACCCGGCGACCGCCAGGTGCTCACCTACGCGCAGCTCCACCGCGAGGTCTGCCGCTTCGCCAATGTCCTGCTGGCCAAGGGCGTGAAGTCGAAGGATCGCGTGCTGGTTTACATGCCCATGATCCCGGAAGCGGCCATCGCCATGCTCGCCTGCGCCCGCATCGGCGCGGTGCACTCCGTGGTCTTCGGCGGCTTCTCCTCGGACTCCATCGTGGATCGCCTGGAAGACTCCGGCGCGACCCATGTGGTGACCGCAGACGGTGGCTGGCGCCGCGGCAAGATCGTCCCGCTGAAGGACAACGTCGATGAAGCGCTCAAGAAGTACAAGGCGATCAAGTCGGTGGTCGTCTTCAAGCGCACCGGTCAGGAGATCTCCATGACCAAGGGCCGCGACACCTGGTGGCACGAGGAGACCGAGAAGGTCACCGCGAAGCACGAGGCGAAGGCCTTCGACTCCGAGCATCCGCTCTTCATTCTCTACACCTCCGGCTCCACCGGAAAGCCGAAGGGCATCCTCCACACCAGCGGCGGCTACCTCACCGGCACCTACGTGACCTGCAAGTACGTCTTCGACATGCAGGATGACGACGTCTACTGGTGCACCGCCGACGTCGGCTGGATCACCGGCCACAGCTATATTGTCTATGGCCCTCTCGCGATGGGCGTGACGCAGGTGATGTATGAGGGCGCTCCGAATCAACCGGACTTCGGCCGCTTCTGGCAGATGATCGAGGAATACGGCGTCTCGATCTTCTACACCGCACCGACCGCCATCCGCGCCTTCATCAAGGCAGGCGACCATTTCCCGAAGAAGCACGACCTCTCCAGCCTGCGCCTGTTAGGTTCCGTCGGAGAGCCCATCAATCCGGAGGCCTGGATGTGGTATCACGAGAAGATCGGCGGCGGACGCTGCCCCATCGTGGACACCTGGTGGCAGACCGAGACCGGTGCCATCATGATCACTCCCCTGCCCGGCTGCACCCCGCTGAAGCCCGGCACGGCCACCCTGCCCTTCTTCGGAGTCGATGCCGCCATCCTCGACGAGACCGGCCAAGAATGTAAGGCGAACGAAGGCGGTCGACTCGTGATCCGCAAGCCGTGGCCGTCGATGACTCGCTCCATCTACGGCGACAAGGCCCGCTACAAGAAGACCTACTGGTCCGACTACCAAGGAATGTACACCGCCGGTGACGGTGCCCGCCGCGACAAGCAGGGCAACTTCTGGATCGTCGGCCGCCTAGATGATGTCCTCAATGTCTCCGGCCACCGCCTTGGCACCGCCGAAGTCGAGAGCGCGCTGGTCGGCCATCCTGCCGTGGCGGAAGCAGCGGTCGTTGGACGTCCGGATGATCTGAAGGGTCAGGCGGTTGTGGCGTTCGTGACGCTGAAGGCCGGTATCGCCGATTCCGCGGCGCTGCAGAAGGAACTCCGCGAGCATGTCGGCAAGGTGATCGGGGCGATTGCGAAGCCCGATGACTTGCATTTTGCACCAGCTCTGCCGAAAACCCGCTCCGGCAAGATCATGCGACGCCTGCTGAAGGAACTCGTAACCACGGGAACGGTCAGCGGGAACACCACGACGCTTGAAGATTTCTCCGTGATTGCCAATCTTCAGGAAAAGATCGCCGGTGCCAAATAA
- a CDS encoding HigA family addiction module antitoxin, with protein sequence MKIDLKTNPAAGLIRDELETRGITASRAAGDMHIPRSRLSDIFAGRKGVSADTALRLERYLGISASLLLRLQSDFDLSKATREKGKEVMQTIKPLVA encoded by the coding sequence ATGAAGATCGACTTGAAGACCAATCCCGCAGCGGGGCTGATCCGGGATGAATTGGAGACCCGGGGAATCACCGCTTCGCGAGCAGCGGGCGACATGCACATCCCGCGAAGCCGTCTCAGCGACATCTTCGCCGGGCGGAAAGGAGTGTCAGCGGATACAGCGCTCCGGTTGGAGCGCTACCTTGGAATCTCCGCCTCGCTTCTTCTGCGCCTCCAGTCGGATTTCGACCTGAGCAAGGCTACGAGAGAGAAGGGGAAGGAAGTGATGCAGACGATCAAGCCATTGGTGGCTTGA
- a CDS encoding type II toxin-antitoxin system RelE/ParE family toxin produces MIRSFADKATEKVFCGDILTRKEANRLGGLRLEKAQERLAILNRASEKDLLTLRALHYHKLHGSDRYSIDADGRNSKWRITFAWADEGLTDVEFVEIQDTHK; encoded by the coding sequence GTGATCCGCAGCTTCGCCGATAAAGCGACCGAGAAGGTTTTCTGCGGTGACATTCTCACTCGCAAGGAGGCCAATCGACTCGGCGGCTTGAGATTGGAGAAGGCTCAGGAACGTCTAGCAATTCTCAACCGTGCTTCAGAGAAAGACCTGCTCACACTGCGAGCACTTCATTATCACAAGCTTCACGGCTCGGACCGATACTCAATTGATGCTGATGGCCGGAACTCGAAGTGGCGGATCACCTTCGCATGGGCCGATGAAGGACTGACAGACGTGGAATTCGTTGAAATTCAAGACACCCACAAGTGA
- a CDS encoding small basic protein: MSKHNSLKAKGGAEGKRSVMKRFERVKLMKERGVWKDGRSPIGLPKTKGEG, from the coding sequence ATGTCGAAGCACAACAGTCTCAAGGCCAAGGGCGGCGCCGAAGGCAAGCGTTCAGTGATGAAGCGTTTTGAACGCGTCAAGCTCATGAAGGAGCGCGGTGTCTGGAAAGACGGCCGTAGCCCCATCGGTCTGCCAAAGACCAAGGGCGAAGGCTGA
- a CDS encoding LamG-like jellyroll fold domain-containing protein: MAFQPFLRRLCATLLLLILGSSLAGASIQEVRGLYSFSGNLNSRWNFQSPLAAGNFTPVYGTETMPTGGASLKLELPALTSNQSLQLRNWAASNNGAGINGGGAATRTNRWTLVMDIKPTLGATWTSILQTDVGNTTDAEIFLNSSGRVFIRGYVGAAGTIVPNQWQRLAFVCNNDGAGGPLSITAYVNGTLLGTSTTTTPLDGDFSLGPAAHLFTDDNNETSPNQINTLGFWTHPLSAAEIAAMGGAQGTAPEIQWPSMPSATAMPGLTGKLNFGSFQLVLPNSGFQMGSGTVAFNGANAYVAAFPNYFLSGTRAVRLAANGDLIYTGPDTTLSFTGGGSVRLNNVLMNPGTITLSTTGAIASNYQCTLPIGMGVTTSPKGRKLAQIANNGPRGLTSGFTPTGGAITLSSSSFGFTGGQTLYLSVENFPVRYTVPSITWAPSSGAFQVPASSTPAFDRQYERICLEEWNAISGVQGDPRPSNDDSFAFVTNTSLMVFDTNASGLPRLREGTFNFTTGSSTGFESHFPRGARLRWSLGGSSMLRYVAGAIDGSVSHLFEGTTASLSVRRDSPESGCGILAGNRTFSFTPPDHWKFTRDGGLHAQVTVGNSIEWGAIDASTFAHRTNSGFATGGFLMAGNCLRSENSTGINIIHRPAALLLSGNGNGTVPDTVVERPGTAAYYTGAADYPGLNLRAPSNGSMTATSRLAGTPLTYSLRGASKFNLRPAGVTGVLDAVTQTPGPGQSYPISTVLAGYAVGLSDIRLSFLDGANVGSGVNGAFNLPAPAMLTNLAVERLRFGQRGELLDATFPNSNEMTLGYWGCKLTPRAIHFALPDTACPSPSQSTLILGSEVKLPALSDQAFHGNIGVKANGHTVTPNDNLVLNNGEKVTSRLRPPSQLKLKGPGTTTYPFTPCSTGAYLNEYSNVVPQGFVVLPGEIDVPFFRSLRTVIHAKSSAGATTASSLRIFAGDTPTFNFFGAAEPDGGNLGHPIGTNPDGVPLPAPNARRELWDLIKFDLPVEWNDLTRRFVGEPKQDDLVLFKLDQRCTSLGPKVAEINFGASIDPDAISISTAKLFDSLGADSSGLLGQIVSNLNDAGGSGSAFSSALDKLLSAEKLNDDLLAILVPGLESALDTPADALYKALAKRYEDFGSATYRSGGQEVDTIFNNAIAGTRGQISALPDAEWGQSIRASLEDAIGVCDQLLVLTDNADRVLAISMAIASLDEPIAPPPGFVQTLQDLKSSVTELRKTLANIQDTFDGGSSIDLLNSTISNDGTVELWLQQAIKQLKDDWVSRIDDPMGADFFKPDARRQEFIAAFKKAVSAGFLGSSTAHRLRSAISATTDDALYQLRGSFDGVISTANLAAQSVFPLPDTTVQTLGAISEVFQGASMTGYARINGDSLQEIRLDGNLKLKMPDDMTIQAWFHLRDVDGSMPGDGTLSPGTVKTVVEVGASAPLDFLGQKAQATAEMRVGIGANGPVMVSGCIGTKGNLDFQSIRVKEAQFGVGIGALDAYVFAKAAGELNAAAFAMSAEAALFFGKTSTIQPIQKVNPNIAALLTALDVTTPETGGPLYGAYMFAYGDFSVLSLLGIPPSCLLDLRVGGGQGYYGFYRPGASTLAGMQFAYGVRGQVLCLLDISGRLDGYIAGAVANEDISFNSMKAAGRMIATLSGEIGISPFSYDWKKNFSVDVIFNAAADPKTSWSIHY, encoded by the coding sequence ATGGCATTCCAACCCTTCCTCCGGCGTCTCTGCGCCACCCTTCTCCTGCTCATCCTGGGAAGCTCGCTCGCCGGAGCGTCGATCCAGGAGGTCCGCGGCCTATACTCTTTCAGCGGGAATCTGAACTCGCGGTGGAACTTCCAGTCGCCCCTCGCGGCAGGCAACTTCACCCCCGTGTATGGCACCGAGACCATGCCCACCGGCGGCGCGTCGCTGAAGCTGGAATTGCCGGCCCTCACCTCCAACCAGTCCCTCCAACTGAGAAACTGGGCGGCTTCCAACAATGGAGCGGGAATCAATGGCGGAGGCGCGGCCACCCGCACGAACCGGTGGACGCTGGTGATGGACATCAAGCCCACCCTGGGTGCGACATGGACGTCCATCCTCCAGACCGACGTCGGGAACACCACCGATGCCGAGATCTTCCTCAACTCCTCCGGGCGCGTCTTCATCCGCGGCTATGTGGGTGCCGCCGGCACCATCGTGCCGAACCAATGGCAACGCCTTGCCTTCGTCTGCAACAATGACGGTGCGGGAGGCCCCCTCTCCATCACCGCCTATGTGAATGGCACGCTGCTCGGCACCTCCACCACGACCACGCCACTGGACGGAGACTTCTCGCTCGGACCCGCCGCCCACCTCTTCACCGATGACAACAATGAGACGAGTCCGAACCAGATCAACACGCTCGGCTTCTGGACTCATCCTCTGAGCGCTGCCGAGATCGCTGCCATGGGCGGTGCCCAGGGAACCGCGCCAGAGATCCAGTGGCCATCCATGCCTTCGGCGACGGCCATGCCCGGCCTCACGGGAAAGCTGAACTTCGGCAGCTTCCAACTCGTGCTGCCGAATTCCGGCTTCCAGATGGGCTCCGGGACCGTCGCCTTCAACGGGGCAAATGCGTACGTCGCGGCATTTCCGAATTACTTTCTCAGTGGCACACGGGCCGTGCGTCTCGCGGCTAACGGCGACCTGATCTACACCGGCCCGGACACCACCCTCAGCTTCACCGGTGGCGGCTCCGTCCGGCTGAACAACGTGCTGATGAATCCCGGCACGATCACCCTCAGCACGACGGGCGCGATCGCATCGAACTACCAATGCACCCTGCCCATCGGCATGGGAGTCACCACCTCTCCGAAAGGTAGGAAGCTGGCCCAGATCGCCAACAACGGACCGCGGGGTCTGACGTCGGGATTCACCCCGACCGGCGGTGCCATCACCCTGAGTTCCTCGAGCTTCGGCTTCACGGGAGGCCAGACCCTGTATCTCTCGGTCGAAAATTTCCCGGTTCGCTACACCGTCCCTTCGATCACGTGGGCTCCAAGCTCGGGCGCCTTCCAGGTTCCGGCTTCGTCCACCCCCGCCTTTGACCGGCAATACGAGAGGATATGCCTGGAGGAGTGGAACGCCATCTCCGGCGTGCAGGGAGATCCCCGTCCGTCCAATGACGACTCCTTCGCCTTCGTGACAAACACGTCCCTCATGGTCTTTGACACAAATGCCAGCGGGTTGCCGCGACTGCGTGAGGGGACTTTCAATTTCACCACGGGATCTTCCACCGGCTTCGAGTCGCACTTCCCGCGCGGCGCGAGGCTGCGCTGGAGTCTCGGCGGGAGCTCGATGCTTCGCTACGTCGCCGGAGCGATCGATGGCAGCGTGAGCCACCTCTTCGAGGGCACCACCGCATCGCTCTCCGTCCGGCGGGACAGCCCGGAAAGCGGTTGCGGTATCCTCGCCGGGAACAGGACCTTCTCCTTCACCCCGCCGGATCACTGGAAATTCACGCGCGACGGAGGACTCCACGCCCAAGTCACGGTTGGCAATTCCATCGAGTGGGGAGCGATCGATGCCTCCACCTTCGCGCACCGGACCAATTCGGGGTTCGCCACGGGTGGCTTCCTGATGGCGGGGAATTGCCTCCGCTCCGAAAATTCGACGGGCATCAACATCATCCACCGCCCTGCCGCGCTGCTGCTCTCCGGCAATGGCAACGGGACCGTGCCTGACACCGTGGTCGAGCGTCCGGGAACCGCTGCCTATTACACAGGGGCGGCCGATTACCCGGGGCTGAACCTTCGGGCTCCTTCCAATGGATCCATGACGGCCACCAGCCGGCTCGCAGGCACGCCGCTGACCTACTCGCTGCGCGGAGCCAGCAAGTTCAACCTGCGCCCGGCAGGAGTGACCGGCGTGCTGGATGCCGTGACCCAGACACCCGGTCCCGGGCAGAGCTATCCGATCAGCACCGTGCTGGCGGGCTATGCGGTGGGGCTTTCCGATATCCGCCTCTCCTTCCTCGACGGGGCAAACGTGGGCTCCGGTGTGAACGGTGCCTTCAATCTCCCTGCCCCTGCCATGCTCACGAATCTGGCGGTCGAGCGCCTGCGCTTCGGACAGCGGGGGGAATTGCTCGATGCCACCTTCCCGAACTCCAACGAGATGACGCTGGGCTACTGGGGCTGCAAGCTCACCCCCCGCGCGATCCACTTCGCCCTGCCGGACACGGCTTGCCCCTCGCCATCACAGTCAACGCTCATCCTCGGCTCGGAGGTGAAGCTGCCCGCTCTTTCAGACCAGGCATTCCACGGGAACATCGGCGTGAAAGCCAACGGCCACACGGTCACCCCGAATGACAACCTGGTGCTGAACAACGGAGAGAAGGTGACGAGCCGCCTGCGACCGCCGTCGCAACTCAAGCTGAAGGGCCCGGGGACCACCACCTATCCCTTCACCCCCTGCTCCACGGGTGCCTACTTGAATGAATACTCGAATGTCGTTCCTCAGGGTTTCGTGGTGCTTCCCGGCGAGATCGACGTGCCCTTCTTCCGCAGCCTGCGCACCGTGATCCACGCGAAATCGAGCGCAGGAGCCACCACTGCCAGCAGCCTCAGGATCTTCGCCGGGGACACCCCTACCTTCAATTTCTTCGGCGCTGCCGAGCCGGACGGAGGAAATCTCGGTCATCCGATCGGAACTAATCCTGATGGAGTCCCGCTGCCGGCTCCTAATGCACGGCGCGAGTTGTGGGATCTCATCAAGTTCGATCTCCCCGTGGAATGGAACGACCTTACCCGTCGATTCGTTGGAGAGCCGAAGCAGGACGACCTCGTCCTCTTCAAACTCGACCAACGTTGCACGAGCCTCGGTCCGAAAGTCGCGGAGATCAATTTCGGTGCATCGATCGATCCTGATGCGATTTCGATCAGCACCGCGAAACTCTTCGACAGCTTGGGGGCCGACTCGTCCGGGCTCCTGGGCCAGATCGTAAGCAATCTCAATGACGCCGGCGGAAGCGGCAGCGCCTTCTCCTCCGCCTTGGACAAGCTGCTGTCGGCAGAAAAGCTCAATGACGACCTCCTCGCCATCCTGGTGCCAGGCCTGGAGTCGGCTCTCGATACGCCTGCTGACGCCCTCTACAAGGCCTTGGCCAAAAGATACGAAGACTTTGGTAGCGCAACCTACAGATCGGGAGGCCAAGAGGTGGATACCATCTTCAACAACGCCATAGCTGGCACCAGGGGCCAAATCTCCGCGCTCCCCGACGCGGAATGGGGCCAGTCGATCCGGGCATCCCTCGAAGATGCGATCGGCGTGTGCGACCAATTGCTCGTTCTGACCGACAATGCGGACAGGGTCCTCGCCATTTCCATGGCCATCGCGAGTTTGGATGAGCCGATAGCCCCACCTCCGGGATTTGTCCAAACGCTACAGGATCTCAAATCGTCGGTCACCGAATTACGGAAGACCTTGGCCAACATTCAGGACACCTTCGATGGCGGGTCGTCCATCGATCTCCTCAATAGCACGATCAGCAATGACGGAACCGTCGAGCTCTGGTTGCAACAGGCAATCAAGCAACTGAAGGATGATTGGGTGAGCCGTATCGACGACCCGATGGGCGCGGACTTCTTCAAACCGGATGCCCGTAGGCAAGAATTCATCGCTGCTTTCAAGAAGGCGGTGAGTGCTGGCTTCCTGGGATCATCCACGGCACACAGGCTCCGTTCGGCAATCTCCGCCACGACGGACGACGCCCTCTATCAGCTTCGCGGGTCTTTCGATGGTGTCATCTCGACCGCGAATCTCGCCGCTCAGTCCGTCTTTCCCCTTCCCGATACGACCGTCCAGACACTCGGAGCCATCTCGGAAGTCTTCCAAGGTGCGTCGATGACCGGCTATGCGCGCATCAATGGCGACTCGCTCCAGGAGATACGGTTGGATGGAAACCTGAAGCTCAAGATGCCGGACGACATGACCATCCAGGCGTGGTTCCACCTCCGGGACGTAGATGGATCCATGCCAGGCGATGGGACACTTTCGCCAGGCACCGTGAAGACCGTGGTGGAAGTCGGCGCCAGCGCTCCGCTGGATTTCCTCGGCCAGAAGGCGCAGGCCACGGCAGAGATGCGCGTCGGCATCGGTGCCAATGGCCCCGTGATGGTGAGCGGCTGCATCGGCACGAAGGGCAACCTGGACTTCCAATCAATCCGCGTGAAGGAAGCCCAGTTCGGCGTGGGGATCGGCGCACTCGATGCCTACGTCTTCGCCAAGGCGGCGGGAGAGCTCAACGCCGCGGCGTTTGCCATGAGCGCGGAGGCAGCCCTTTTCTTTGGAAAGACCTCGACCATCCAACCCATCCAGAAGGTCAATCCGAACATCGCGGCCCTGTTGACGGCTCTCGATGTCACCACTCCCGAGACAGGGGGGCCGCTCTACGGTGCCTACATGTTTGCCTACGGCGACTTCTCGGTGCTGTCCTTGCTCGGGATACCACCAAGCTGCCTCCTCGATCTGCGGGTGGGCGGTGGCCAGGGATACTACGGCTTCTACCGTCCCGGTGCCTCCACCCTCGCGGGGATGCAGTTCGCCTATGGGGTCCGGGGTCAGGTGCTGTGCCTGCTGGACATCAGCGGCCGCCTCGACGGCTACATCGCCGGTGCCGTGGCGAACGAAGATATCAGCTTCAACTCCATGAAGGCGGCCGGACGCATGATAGCCACGCTCTCGGGCGAGATCGGCATCAGCCCCTTCAGCTACGATTGGAAGAAGAACTTCTCCGTGGATGTCATCTTCAACGCTGCCGCCGACCCGAAGACCTCCTGGTCGATTCACTACTAA
- the mpl gene encoding UDP-N-acetylmuramate:L-alanyl-gamma-D-glutamyl-meso-diaminopimelate ligase, giving the protein MSEKKHFHFTGVCGTAMGAVAVAMKRKGFTVTGSDTNVYPPMSDFLRNEGIEITEGYRAENLPADADVIVIGNAISRGNEEAEAALSRKLLYQSLPEVMKEHFLRGKRNYVVSGTHGKTTTSSMLAWLFISAGREPGWMIGGLPKNLGRGANFTDSEFTVLEGDEYDTAFFDKRSKFLHYLPEVAVVNNIEFDHADIYANLDEIKLTFRRLLNVVPRTGCAIINGDDPNCRDVAEKAPCPVKTVGLGEGNDVRISDVTYDADRSSFTLGGERYSLRMTGEFNVRNAAMATSAALFAGLTPDEIRAGLESFDGVARRQELRGEAGGVKVIDDFAHHPTAIKLAVGSLRQRYGNSRLWILFEPRSNTTRRAVFQNELAEALALADEAVVSEIPDLHKIPENDRLDPDKLAADIARHGGNGRYIHTVDEIVETVAREAKAGDVVAVLSNGGFGGIHKKLLERLA; this is encoded by the coding sequence ATGTCCGAAAAGAAGCATTTCCATTTTACCGGCGTCTGCGGGACCGCGATGGGCGCCGTGGCCGTTGCGATGAAGCGCAAGGGCTTCACCGTCACCGGCTCCGATACGAACGTGTATCCGCCGATGTCCGACTTCCTCCGCAACGAGGGCATCGAGATCACGGAAGGCTACCGTGCCGAGAACCTGCCTGCGGACGCCGACGTGATCGTCATCGGCAATGCCATCAGCCGTGGCAACGAGGAGGCCGAGGCCGCGCTCTCCCGCAAGCTGCTCTACCAGTCCCTGCCGGAGGTGATGAAGGAGCATTTCCTGCGCGGAAAGCGGAACTACGTGGTGAGCGGCACGCACGGCAAGACCACCACGAGCTCCATGCTCGCATGGCTCTTCATCTCGGCAGGCAGGGAGCCGGGCTGGATGATCGGCGGACTGCCGAAGAACCTGGGCCGCGGCGCGAATTTCACCGACTCGGAATTCACCGTGCTGGAGGGCGACGAATACGACACGGCCTTCTTCGACAAGCGCTCGAAGTTCCTCCACTACCTCCCGGAGGTGGCGGTGGTGAACAACATCGAATTCGACCACGCCGACATCTACGCGAATCTCGACGAGATCAAGCTGACCTTCCGCCGCCTGCTGAACGTGGTGCCACGCACCGGCTGCGCGATTATCAATGGCGACGACCCCAATTGCCGTGATGTGGCGGAGAAGGCTCCGTGCCCTGTGAAGACTGTGGGTCTTGGCGAGGGGAATGACGTCCGCATCTCCGATGTGACCTACGATGCGGATCGTAGTTCCTTCACCCTCGGCGGCGAGCGCTACTCTCTGCGGATGACGGGTGAATTCAACGTGCGGAACGCTGCGATGGCCACCTCCGCGGCGCTTTTCGCCGGGCTGACCCCGGATGAAATCCGTGCGGGCCTCGAGAGCTTCGACGGTGTGGCCCGTCGCCAGGAACTCCGTGGCGAGGCCGGTGGCGTGAAGGTCATCGATGACTTCGCGCATCATCCGACTGCCATCAAGCTCGCGGTCGGCAGCCTGCGCCAGCGCTACGGAAACAGCCGCCTGTGGATCCTTTTCGAGCCGCGCTCGAATACGACGCGCCGTGCCGTTTTCCAGAACGAGCTGGCCGAAGCACTTGCGCTTGCCGATGAGGCGGTGGTTTCAGAGATCCCGGATCTTCACAAGATCCCGGAGAACGACCGCCTCGATCCCGACAAGCTCGCCGCGGACATCGCACGGCACGGCGGGAACGGCCGCTACATCCACACGGTGGACGAGATCGTGGAGACCGTCGCGCGCGAGGCGAAGGCCGGCGACGTGGTAGCCGTGCTCAGCAACGGCGGCTTCGGCGGCATCCACAAGAAGCTGCTCGAGCGGCTGGCGTGA
- a CDS encoding pseudouridine synthase: MPEGTRLNKFLASCGVGSRRACDAMVQDGRVEINGKPCLNPAHHVEPGDFVRVDGKRVQTKETSTVMFYKPRGYVCSREDELGRDTIYTILPTILKHLHHVGRLDRDSEGLLILTNDGDLSQTLMHPSKLVEKEYIVTSNQPVLNEHLDLFKSGVYVEKVRMRAKEVTRLSSRRYKIVLETGLKRQIRMMFQALGYQVQKLVRVRIGMVELGDLPEGAWLPIDEKVITLLQKNPKPRGGNRPAVKAAKKTAKKAAKKAAPASAPPRAAAKPARRSSASEARPPSARGFGKKTAKRAPRRG; encoded by the coding sequence ATGCCCGAAGGCACCCGTCTCAACAAATTCCTCGCCTCCTGCGGCGTCGGCTCACGTCGCGCCTGCGACGCCATGGTCCAGGACGGCCGGGTCGAGATCAATGGCAAGCCCTGCCTGAATCCCGCGCATCATGTGGAGCCCGGCGACTTCGTGCGGGTGGACGGCAAGCGCGTGCAGACGAAGGAGACGAGCACGGTGATGTTTTACAAGCCGCGCGGCTATGTCTGCTCGCGCGAGGACGAGCTGGGCCGGGACACGATCTACACGATCCTGCCCACCATCCTGAAGCACCTGCACCACGTCGGCCGGCTCGACCGCGACTCGGAAGGCCTGCTCATCCTGACGAATGATGGCGACCTTTCCCAGACGCTGATGCATCCGTCGAAGCTGGTGGAAAAGGAGTACATCGTCACCTCGAACCAGCCGGTGCTCAACGAGCACCTCGATCTCTTCAAGAGCGGCGTCTATGTGGAAAAGGTGCGCATGCGGGCCAAGGAAGTCACCCGCCTCTCCTCACGCCGCTACAAGATCGTGCTGGAGACCGGCCTGAAGCGCCAGATCCGCATGATGTTCCAAGCGCTCGGCTACCAGGTGCAAAAACTCGTCCGCGTGCGCATCGGCATGGTGGAACTCGGCGACCTCCCGGAAGGCGCATGGCTGCCTATCGACGAGAAGGTCATCACCCTCCTGCAAAAGAATCCGAAGCCCCGCGGCGGCAACCGCCCCGCGGTGAAGGCTGCAAAGAAGACCGCGAAAAAAGCAGCGAAGAAGGCCGCTCCTGCGTCTGCTCCACCAAGGGCAGCCGCCAAGCCCGCCCGACGCAGTTCAGCCTCCGAAGCCCGCCCACCCTCCGCGCGGGGCTTTGGAAAGAAGACGGCGAAGCGCGCTCCGCGGCGCGGATGA